The following proteins are encoded in a genomic region of Streptomyces lunaelactis:
- a CDS encoding protein kinase, protein MDDYAGRVLADRYRLPLPPSDAYELVETRAFDTYSGQEVLVRQVPLPEVVDAEMLDADGMAGAAVPRRTHGRMTRRPTDPAVRRAVDAAQAAASIPDHPRLDQVFDVFAEGGSLWIVSERVAARPLAALLAEKPLSPYRAAEVASDVLTALRVLHAHGWTHRNITVRTVLVCDDGRVVLTGLASGAAEEALCGYAPVPEAAEPLETVTELPESDGPLESGGFEGADDSDDADDPDDSYDSYDQDPGFEPEVGIPGPSGRPALPGGGTSSGVPDVRAARAGAIAAYRAGARAAARINEDQRQSDGAGDEGARPVQAGFDPDWWAQPGDVNPALDVDDDEDDGEDEGGWYPGDDASRGTGHARLAGTWHDGPLPGTDGPGPVRAGGGGSGRPADDELPYVVRQIPPDGGHGPDGGHGPDRDRSGAPDTGSPYGSPNTGSGRPPALPPRPESLRAPQAAREPYRPTPALPAPRPGAPAAGTRGSWEQGGGGDALRADSQRQPAVGGAVPPTGHWDDIVASGNTPAYRGPATPLAAERARQARIAVVGAVTERWAPEQAGPVHENWQLAAPVGPATDLWALGALLYRAVQGHAPYPEESAVELVQLVCAEPPAFAEECGPLRPVVESLLRQDPTERPDFEELRGWLRSLVRSAPEPEAGMDVVPLPSSAVDGTRLPVVRRRGELVRRRRGGSAEVVHGRHRHKKSKRERGGGERGPRSLGRTLLLLILLVLVAAVAYAVLFMPKSGGRQQDEPGSKDGARPPATGPSPGRSAPDAPPVTSSGSPGGEQQPQTSAPAGNLPKGYVLSKDPEGFQIVVDGTWQRRPINDIGQVRYTDGDFTLIVVPGRDTVKANGNDPLVYQRDKERELQPWRDSSWAGATGLRRIDVGQQATAEGQFTWQDSGGREVYVRNLALIVGGSYHVIQVIGPEDQRDKVTEVYREATTRYRATR, encoded by the coding sequence GTGGACGACTATGCGGGACGGGTGCTCGCCGACCGCTACCGCCTGCCGCTGCCGCCCTCCGACGCGTACGAACTGGTCGAGACCCGCGCGTTCGACACGTACAGCGGGCAGGAAGTCCTGGTACGGCAGGTGCCGTTGCCGGAGGTCGTGGACGCGGAGATGCTCGACGCGGACGGGATGGCCGGGGCGGCGGTGCCGCGGCGGACCCACGGGCGGATGACGCGGCGGCCCACGGACCCGGCGGTGCGGCGGGCCGTCGACGCCGCGCAGGCCGCGGCGTCGATCCCCGACCACCCGCGCCTGGACCAGGTCTTCGACGTCTTCGCGGAGGGCGGTTCGCTCTGGATAGTGAGCGAACGCGTCGCCGCACGGCCGCTGGCGGCACTGCTCGCGGAGAAGCCGCTCAGTCCGTACCGGGCGGCCGAGGTCGCCTCCGACGTTCTCACCGCGCTGCGGGTGCTGCATGCGCACGGCTGGACCCACCGGAACATCACCGTCCGCACGGTGCTGGTGTGCGACGACGGGCGGGTGGTCCTGACCGGACTCGCGTCGGGAGCGGCGGAGGAGGCGCTGTGTGGGTACGCGCCGGTGCCGGAGGCGGCGGAGCCGCTGGAGACGGTGACGGAACTGCCGGAGTCCGACGGGCCGCTGGAGTCCGGGGGTTTCGAGGGCGCCGACGACTCGGATGACGCCGATGACCCGGACGACTCCTACGACTCCTACGACCAGGATCCGGGCTTCGAACCGGAGGTGGGGATTCCTGGTCCGTCCGGGCGGCCCGCGCTGCCCGGGGGCGGGACCAGCAGCGGTGTGCCGGACGTTCGTGCCGCCAGGGCGGGCGCGATCGCCGCGTACCGCGCGGGCGCCAGGGCCGCGGCGCGCATCAACGAGGACCAGCGGCAGAGCGACGGGGCCGGCGATGAGGGCGCTCGCCCGGTGCAAGCCGGTTTCGACCCGGACTGGTGGGCCCAGCCCGGCGACGTGAACCCGGCCCTCGATGTGGACGACGACGAGGACGACGGGGAGGACGAGGGCGGCTGGTACCCGGGGGACGACGCCTCACGCGGCACCGGCCACGCCCGGTTGGCCGGGACATGGCACGACGGCCCGCTCCCGGGAACCGACGGTCCGGGACCCGTACGGGCGGGCGGAGGAGGCAGCGGCAGGCCGGCCGACGACGAACTTCCGTACGTCGTGCGCCAGATACCCCCGGACGGCGGCCACGGTCCGGACGGCGGCCATGGTCCGGACCGCGACCGCTCCGGCGCCCCGGACACCGGCTCCCCCTATGGCTCCCCGAACACCGGCTCCGGGCGCCCGCCCGCGCTCCCGCCCCGGCCCGAGAGCCTGCGTGCCCCTCAAGCCGCCCGTGAGCCCTACCGGCCGACGCCCGCGCTGCCCGCGCCACGGCCCGGTGCCCCCGCCGCCGGCACCAGGGGGAGTTGGGAGCAAGGGGGTGGTGGGGACGCCCTGCGGGCCGATTCTCAGCGGCAGCCCGCCGTCGGCGGAGCCGTCCCGCCCACCGGGCACTGGGACGACATCGTCGCGAGCGGCAACACCCCCGCCTACCGCGGTCCCGCCACGCCGCTCGCCGCCGAGCGGGCCCGGCAGGCGCGGATCGCCGTCGTCGGTGCCGTCACCGAGCGGTGGGCGCCGGAGCAGGCCGGACCCGTGCACGAGAACTGGCAGTTGGCCGCCCCCGTCGGCCCCGCGACCGATCTCTGGGCGCTGGGCGCGCTGCTCTACCGCGCCGTGCAGGGCCATGCCCCGTACCCCGAGGAGAGCGCCGTCGAGCTGGTGCAGCTCGTCTGTGCCGAGCCGCCCGCGTTCGCCGAGGAGTGCGGGCCGCTGCGGCCCGTCGTCGAGTCGCTGCTGCGCCAGGACCCCACGGAGCGACCGGACTTCGAGGAGCTGCGCGGCTGGCTGCGTTCGCTCGTGCGGTCCGCGCCGGAGCCCGAGGCCGGCATGGATGTCGTGCCGCTGCCGTCGAGCGCCGTCGACGGCACGCGGCTGCCTGTCGTACGCCGCCGGGGCGAGCTGGTCCGCAGGCGCCGCGGAGGCTCGGCCGAGGTGGTCCACGGGCGCCACCGGCACAAGAAGTCCAAGCGGGAGCGCGGCGGCGGGGAGCGCGGACCGCGGTCGCTCGGCCGCACCCTCCTGTTGCTGATCCTTCTCGTCCTGGTGGCCGCCGTCGCGTACGCCGTGCTGTTCATGCCGAAGTCCGGTGGCCGGCAACAGGATGAGCCGGGATCGAAGGACGGCGCCCGCCCGCCGGCCACCGGCCCGAGCCCGGGCCGTTCGGCCCCGGACGCCCCGCCCGTGACCTCGAGCGGCAGCCCCGGAGGCGAGCAGCAGCCCCAGACCTCCGCCCCCGCCGGGAACCTGCCCAAGGGCTATGTGCTGAGCAAGGACCCCGAGGGCTTCCAGATCGTCGTCGACGGGACCTGGCAGCGCCGCCCCATCAACGACATCGGCCAAGTCCGCTACACCGACGGCGATTTCACGCTCATCGTGGTCCCCGGCCGCGACACCGTGAAGGCGAACGGCAACGACCCGCTGGTCTATCAGCGCGACAAGGAGCGCGAGCTCCAGCCGTGGCGGGACTCCTCCTGGGCCGGGGCGACCGGGCTGCGCCGTATCGACGTCGGGCAGCAGGCCACGGCCGAGGGCCAGTTCACCTGGCAGGACAGCGGCGGCCGCGAGGTGTACGTACGCAACCTCGCCCTGATCGTCGGCGGCAGCTACCACGTCATCCAGGTGATCGGTCCCGAGGACCAGCGGGACAAGGTGACTGAGGTGTACCGCGAGGCCACGACGCGCTACCGGGCGACCCGTTAG
- a CDS encoding serine/threonine-protein kinase, translating into MEHSQSTGAGLLLAGRYRLSETIGSGGMGKVWRAHDEVLHRVVAVKELTAGRYASEADRIVLHARTQKEARAAARISHPGVVTVHDVLEHDARPWIVMQYVDGPSLADAAKESGRIPASQAARVGLHVLRALGAAHAAGVLHRDVKPANILLNRDGRALITDFGIAAIEGDSTITRTGEIVGSIDYLAPERVRGADPGPASDLWSLGATLYTAVEGESPFRRSSPLATMQAVVGEEPRHPEQAGLLTPVIMALLRKDPAARPSAAEAERMLLEAMEGRAPAVRPQPQVPIQRTAQHAVRPETARLPTPTPYVPLPVPGPNTVSAAGPRRGGRLRTALIVVVLAAVVGGGAGLAAMKYAGDKDNEGRTGNQLTPDPSQPGAGTGDTSQAGRPGWHRAKDPAGFSLLVPDGWTRQMDGDQIDYTPDNGRHRIRISSDTTPDFENPYTHMLDMEKNLQRLPKYERIKLRPNTYRDQTQSALWEFTWTEKKDHPGPRRAIDQMYIADDGTEYALYMSGPAGDWAKTREQFDIMLQGWRPRA; encoded by the coding sequence GTGGAACACTCTCAGAGCACGGGCGCGGGTCTGCTGCTCGCCGGGCGCTACCGGTTGAGCGAGACCATCGGCAGCGGCGGCATGGGCAAGGTCTGGCGCGCACACGACGAGGTGCTGCACCGTGTCGTCGCGGTCAAGGAGCTGACGGCCGGGCGGTACGCCTCCGAGGCCGACCGGATCGTCCTGCACGCGCGCACGCAGAAGGAGGCGCGGGCCGCCGCCCGGATCAGCCACCCCGGTGTCGTCACCGTCCACGATGTGCTCGAACACGACGCCCGACCCTGGATCGTCATGCAGTACGTCGACGGGCCCTCGCTCGCCGACGCGGCCAAGGAGTCGGGCCGTATCCCCGCGTCCCAGGCCGCCCGCGTCGGACTGCACGTGCTGCGCGCGCTGGGCGCCGCGCACGCCGCCGGGGTGCTCCACCGGGACGTCAAGCCCGCGAACATACTGCTCAACCGCGACGGCCGGGCGCTGATCACCGACTTCGGGATCGCCGCGATCGAGGGCGACTCGACTATCACCAGGACCGGCGAAATCGTCGGATCCATCGACTACTTGGCACCCGAGCGGGTGCGCGGCGCCGATCCGGGGCCCGCGTCCGACCTCTGGTCGCTGGGCGCGACTCTCTACACGGCGGTGGAGGGCGAGTCGCCGTTCCGCCGTTCCTCGCCGCTCGCCACCATGCAGGCCGTGGTGGGCGAGGAGCCGCGCCACCCCGAGCAGGCCGGGCTGCTCACGCCCGTCATCATGGCGCTGCTGCGCAAGGATCCCGCCGCCCGTCCGTCGGCCGCCGAGGCCGAGCGGATGCTGCTGGAGGCGATGGAGGGGCGGGCACCGGCCGTGCGGCCGCAGCCGCAGGTGCCGATCCAGCGGACGGCGCAGCACGCGGTACGGCCCGAGACCGCCAGGCTGCCCACCCCGACGCCGTACGTTCCCCTTCCGGTCCCCGGCCCCAACACCGTTTCCGCGGCGGGCCCCCGGCGCGGCGGCCGGCTGCGTACGGCGTTGATCGTCGTCGTCCTCGCGGCCGTCGTCGGCGGCGGCGCGGGACTGGCAGCCATGAAGTACGCGGGTGACAAGGACAACGAAGGGCGTACGGGCAACCAGTTGACCCCGGACCCCTCACAGCCGGGCGCGGGGACCGGGGACACCTCCCAGGCCGGGCGCCCCGGCTGGCACCGCGCCAAGGACCCGGCGGGCTTCAGCCTCCTGGTGCCGGACGGCTGGACGCGCCAGATGGACGGCGACCAGATCGACTACACACCCGACAACGGCCGCCACCGCATCCGCATCAGCAGTGACACGACGCCCGACTTCGAGAACCCGTACACGCACATGCTGGACATGGAGAAGAACCTCCAGCGGCTCCCCAAGTACGAGCGGATCAAGCTGCGCCCCAACACCTACCGCGACCAGACGCAGTCGGCGCTGTGGGAGTTCACCTGGACCGAGAAGAAGGACCACCCCGGCCCGCGGCGGGCCATCGACCAGATGTACATCGCGGACGACGGCACGGAGTACGCGCTCTACATGTCCGGCCCCGCCGGGGACTGGGCGAAGACCCGCGAGCAGTTCGACATCATGCTGCAGGGCTGGCGGCCTCGGGCATGA
- a CDS encoding serine/threonine-protein kinase: MSEETRLIAGRYRLLDRLGRGGMGTVWRAEDELLGRRVAVKELHLDDGDSGRSPSPYTSAAAPLREARAVARVKHPHVIVVHDVVVDDGLPYIVMELVDGGSLADRISRGGPVDVAEAARIGLALLGALRAAHGLGVLHRDLKPANVLLEESTGRVVLTDFGIAQFAGSTTITESGSFVGSPEYTAPERMQGVNAGPESDLWSLGVLLCAVLSGESPFRRDSLGGILHAVVEDEIRPPAEAAPLLPVVLGLLDRDPERRLGASEAEELLRTYVTTGALRAVAPQYTPTRQDAPRTPAPRTPAPRQPVTAPAPPPPVRASRRRTPLLVTAALVAALAGAGGAAAVLLQNDGSGDGKAAATPGRTVVSSAPPVRTAQSPAPGTTPHPTVTVTASAPANRLAPPEGYVDVADPDGFALAVPEGFVRSEDDKRVYYMAPDKGIRIGIRLQQPDSEGPLGAMRRSDKAGPNTNPGYRDGKVTPTTHNGLTAALWEFTWSGFSQAEGSRHTYDICWDEDGTMYDVWVSAPVGRLDEARRHFDTALDSFTPVRM, from the coding sequence GTGTCCGAGGAAACGCGGCTGATAGCGGGCCGCTACCGGCTCCTGGACCGGCTGGGCCGCGGGGGCATGGGCACGGTCTGGCGCGCGGAGGACGAGCTGCTGGGCCGTCGCGTCGCCGTCAAGGAACTCCACCTGGACGACGGCGACTCCGGCCGCTCGCCGTCCCCGTACACCTCGGCGGCCGCGCCCCTGCGCGAGGCCCGCGCTGTCGCCCGGGTCAAGCACCCGCATGTGATCGTCGTCCATGACGTGGTGGTGGACGACGGACTCCCGTACATCGTGATGGAGCTGGTCGACGGCGGTTCGCTCGCCGACCGGATCTCGCGCGGCGGACCCGTCGACGTGGCGGAGGCGGCGCGGATCGGGCTCGCGCTGCTGGGCGCGCTGCGCGCCGCGCACGGTCTCGGGGTGCTGCACCGGGATCTGAAGCCCGCCAACGTCCTCCTCGAGGAGTCCACCGGCCGGGTCGTGCTCACCGACTTCGGCATCGCGCAGTTCGCGGGGTCCACGACGATCACCGAGTCGGGGTCCTTCGTGGGATCGCCCGAGTACACCGCGCCGGAGCGGATGCAGGGCGTCAACGCCGGTCCCGAGTCGGACCTGTGGTCGCTGGGCGTGCTGCTGTGCGCGGTGCTCAGCGGTGAATCGCCCTTCCGCCGGGACTCGTTGGGCGGCATCCTGCACGCCGTCGTCGAGGACGAGATCCGACCGCCGGCCGAGGCCGCGCCGCTGCTGCCCGTCGTCCTCGGGCTGCTCGACCGGGATCCGGAGCGCCGGCTCGGGGCGAGCGAGGCGGAGGAGCTGCTGCGTACGTACGTCACGACGGGCGCGCTGCGGGCGGTCGCGCCGCAGTACACGCCCACCCGCCAGGACGCGCCGCGCACACCCGCACCCCGCACACCCGCGCCCAGGCAGCCGGTCACGGCGCCCGCGCCGCCGCCGCCCGTGCGCGCCTCCCGCCGCCGTACGCCGCTCCTGGTCACCGCGGCCCTGGTCGCCGCGCTGGCCGGAGCGGGCGGGGCAGCCGCGGTGCTGCTCCAGAACGACGGCTCGGGTGACGGGAAGGCTGCCGCCACCCCCGGCCGTACGGTCGTGAGCAGCGCTCCGCCGGTACGTACGGCCCAGTCACCCGCGCCCGGCACCACCCCCCACCCCACCGTGACCGTCACCGCCTCCGCTCCCGCCAATCGGCTTGCGCCGCCGGAGGGTTACGTCGACGTGGCCGACCCGGACGGGTTCGCGCTCGCCGTCCCCGAGGGCTTCGTCCGTTCCGAGGACGACAAGCGCGTCTACTACATGGCGCCGGACAAGGGCATCAGGATCGGCATCCGCCTCCAGCAGCCGGACTCCGAGGGCCCGCTGGGTGCGATGCGCCGCTCCGACAAGGCCGGTCCGAACACCAACCCCGGCTACCGCGACGGCAAGGTCACGCCCACCACGCACAACGGACTGACCGCCGCGCTCTGGGAATTCACCTGGAGCGGTTTCTCCCAGGCCGAAGGGTCCCGGCACACGTACGACATCTGCTGGGACGAGGACGGGACGATGTACGACGTCTGGGTCTCGGCGCCGGTCGGCCGGCTCGACGAGGCGCGGCGGCACTTCGACACCGCGCTCGACTCCTTCACACCCGTAAGGATGTGA